CTAGGGTCACACAACCGGGAAGTGGTAGAGATGGGGTTCGGTGGAGACTTCTGCCTGGGAGCCCCGATCTTGACCGCAGTGCCACACTGATCCCCCACTGCTCCCCGGCTGCCCTGCTGCCCTGGCCTCTGGCAAGAGTGGTCACTCTGGGGGACTCCTATGTTCCGGAGGTGGTCCACACCCAGTCTGTACGCCTGCTCTCCCCCTGCAGGATGTGACATGCAGCTCTTTGGACCCCGGGGTGAAATCGTGAGTCCATCATTGAGTCCGGATGGGAGGAACATGGGGGGCTGCCGAATCTTCATTGACGTGGCCCCACAGGCCCGGATCGCCATCCGTGCCCTGGCCATGGACACGGGCACCAGAACCGAGGGAACAGATTCCAGCTACATCTTGGTGAGGCCACCAGgatgatttctgctctaattctgGACATCCATCTCTGGGGACAGGGACTGGGGGTTGCTGGGCTATAGGACCCACTGAGTTTACTTCTGATCAAACCCCTCAAAATCGTTAgtgagagaatgggagaaaagtttCCTCCACTTATTCACcaacaaatgcttattgagtTCCCTACAAGAATGAAATAGAAGAGACCTTTTCCAATGTAGACTGCCAGTTCACCCAGGACTGAAGCCTGATTTTAGACCCTGATATAATTTTGCCAGAAGAGTGGGCCGAGCCCTCCCCGATGAGGTTTTCATGTGTTCTGGGAGAACTGGCATCTGTAAGGTATCAGCTCCCTGGAGGAGGCAGCCTGGCCTCTGTAATCAAACTAATCTggactcaaatcccagctctggcgTCCTGGCTGTGCGTCCCTGGGGAAGGAGcacaacttctctgagcctcagtttcctaggtAGAATAATGGTGTCTTCCTGATAGGGCtgttgtgtgaggattaaatgtgaccCTGGGTATATGATACCTTGTATATTAAGGGCTCGTGAATGCTAGCTAATTATCATTTGTGGTCGGTCCCTTGGGGCTGCCCCTTTCCTCCCAGATCCGGGATATCCACAGCCTGCGGACAACGACATTTCGTGGGCAACAGACGCTCTACTGGGAGTCAGAGGGCAGCCAGGCAGAGATGGAGTTTAGCCAGGGCTTCCTGGAGGCGCACACCAGCCTTCGGGGCCAGTACTGGACCCTCCAGGCTAGAGCTCATCAGCCTGACGATGCCCCGCATCTCCAAGCACATCCCTCAGTTGACCAGCGGTCACAGTGGGATGCCTCCTCCCGGTctgggaagggaaaaggaggaacCTGACATTTATGAGCACCCGTTAGGTGCCTGGCTTTCCAATTCGAATTCCCTCCAAAATTAAGTATCTCCTTTAGGGCTTCCTCCAACGTGCAAAACGttagagggtgggaggggagactcTCCGGAAaagcagctcccagcccctcgGGTACCAATAAACGGAACGTGAGGTCTGAGTGGCGTTTTCTTTACATAACCTGTCCAAATATGGCTTGAAAACCCACCTCCCCACACGGcagggcttccgtggccgcggtcgGGCTCCAGATCCACACCAGATCTGAGCAACCCCCTGGCCACCCCTAGCGGTCGTCTTCCTACCCAGGGAGGAGAGGCGAGGGAGTTGGGAGTCCCGATGGGGCCCTGAGGCTGGCGCACCTGATAATTCTCATCGAAGCCCCGCCCCTATACTAGTCTGGGTGGGAATGTTTGACCGCCTGGGAGTCCTGCGGCGCCAGGACCCGCCCCCTATGCTAATAAGCGCGAGCCCTTAGGGCCCTCCATATCCAGGTCCCTGCGGGCCCCGCCCCCTATGCTAATGACACGGGCCCGCTCGGGCGCACCTACCCGCGGCCCCACCTCTATGCTAATGAGCACGAGCCTCTCGGGAGCCCCTCTCCCAACCCCGAGAGCCCCGCCCCCTATGCTAATAAGCGGCCGCCTCTCCCACAAGGCAGCGCGCCGGGACGACGCGGCCGGCTCCGGAGCCCTTTGTGAGGGCTGCGGGAGCGCCGGACGGCGGCACCATGAGCGGTGCGGGCGGAACGGCTGGGGCGTCCGTGAGCTCGGCGCCGCCCGAGCAGGAGGAGGGCGTGACATGGTGGTACCGCTGGCTGTGTCGCCTGTCGGGGGTGTTAGGGGCCGTCTGTGAGTacccagcctgggggaggggccggcGCTGCCGCACGCTGCGCCTgcgcgcccggccccgcccccccccccccggtggCCTCCCCCCGcggccccccctccccccgggaAGAGACCGGCTTGGGGCCGGGGTGTCCGGGCCACGCGCGGCTCTGGGCCGCGGCGGGGGCGGAGGGAAGCCGGCGCTTCTGCGGTTGCTGTGGTTACCGGCCCGCGGCCTGGGCTCCTGGGTCCGGGGCTGTCGAGCAGCTCAAGGGACGTTCCAGGAGGGAACGACGCGGCCGAGACTTGCTCCTCTACGGCTCCTCTGAGCGTGAGGGCAGTGCGGCACCTACTCCGGGGGCCTTCCGAGATTGCCCAGATGCCAGTGCTGAAACCCGGGCTCAGTCTGGTCCGGAGGCCGCCTCACCTGTTGACTCGGGTGTGGGTGCGGGCGGCAGGCGCCTTAACCTTTGGGCGAAGGTTGTTTATAAGTGGGGCAGGTGCTGGCCAGGCTTCCTGAGGGCCAGGCGGTCCCCACGGGAGGGCCAGGCAGTGAGCTGAGGGAGGCGGCCTCTCCTCTGGGTCCGCACTGGAGGCAGTGCGCTTCCCCTGATGTCACCTCTCCCTCCTGCTGTCAACGCTGCCTCCACCGTCCCTCATCTCCCCTACTTCTACTCCCCACCCCGCATCGCGGACACGCACACCCCGACCTCAGGTTTCCTGGAAAGCTAGGCGCTTTGAGCGCAGTCCCCCGAAGAACATACGTAGGAAGGCAGATCCTTCCAGAGGCAGGTCTTCCAGAGGCAAGCAGACCCGGACCGGATATGTCGAAGGAGCACCTCCTTAGGCTCCCCTTCCAGTCTCGTGGTCCTCgcaggtggagggaggctggACGAAAGTTCAGCGGTGATAACGGGACAGGCCCTCCCTCCAGTCACAAAAAGGCCTCTGAGTCCCTGTCGTTGCTCTTCAGAGGGAGCGTGTTTTTGACTTTGTAGGAGAGACTGGTCAGGGCTTAGACATGATCCTCTGGAGTCTGGGTAGCTGTTTCCCTGGCAGATCAGAGTGAGGCTGCTGTGGGAGTGACAGtgatggggcggggtgggggggagaagggaaggggccTGAGCGGGGCCTGTGGGCTggcaccctcctccctccatcttGGGGTCAGCTGCCCCGCCAACTCCCTCGTTAGCCCTGGCGTCGCATCCAGTTCTGCGCTTTTCGAAGTGGGATTCTTGGGCCACCCCAGGACTTCATGGTGTTGGGGCTACAGATGACGCTTCAGGAGAAACCTGTGACGTCGCTCTGAAATGTCCGTTTTACCTGCAGATTTGGGGAAAGTGCTTGTGTGAATCCCAAATAGTACATAGTACAGAGTAGAACGCGAAGCACGGAGCAGTTGTAGAGATGGGACTGGAGTTCAGCTAAGCCTCGTGAGCGGCTGGTGGCTGTGGCGTAGGGCACCTTCCGACGCACGGGGGGGTCTCGGGAGAGGCGTTTCCGCAGGGTCCTGAGCATCAGCTCGAGGCCAGAGCTTGGGAGGAGACAGGCTGGCACGGGGCACCTCCCTCACCTGGCAAGAATGCTGGACACCCCGAGGGGACACCTTCCAGCCCTTGATGGTTAAAGGGCTCCTGGccggagcctgtgtgtctgggtTGAAGCCTGGTCCTCCCCCAGGGCTGGCTGTTGGTAGATAGTGGGGTACAGGTGACATGCCACCTGCGGCAGGAAGTATGGGGCGCTGTCAGGTGAGACCAGGCACGGCTGACGTCACGCAGGGGCAGTACTGTATCGTGGGCGCTCACGTCCGTGGCCCTGGGGAGCCTTGCTGCCTGAATGTGTGTGTGACCTGTCCCAGGACAGGTGCCGCCTTTAGTAGGCGGGAAGTACATCTGTCGCTGGAGGAGGCTTTGGCGGGGGACGTACGAGGGCGGTCCCGTTGCAGTTTGGGTTCACTGCATCTGGTTTCCTCTTCCGTCGTCTGCTGTCTGCATAGGGTTACATGGGAAAACCGGAGAATTCCAGGTCAGGTGCAGAGGGAGCTGCTGCAAGTTTAATGAACTGGCTGCTCATCGCTGCCTCGGAAGGCCCAGCTTCCTGCCCGGCTTCCTGCCCAGCGGCCAGGCGCCGCCGGGCAGACTCCCGGAGTTCTCGGTGGAGCCGGGCTGGGGGCTGTGAGAGAGGAGGCAGGCGACTGTGCGGACCCCTCGGTGGGATGCTGTCGGGAGGGGTGAGCGAGGCTCAGCATTTGGGGCATCAGAGAAACCGCTTTCCGGGGTAGGAGAGGATGCACCCTCCCTGCTGCAGACCCTTGGTATTTCAGGGTGGGTGGGCTGGGCTGTAGGGCTGTCCTGTGTGCCGGAGAGAAAACAGGCCTGGAAAGGTGAAAAGAACATACGTAAAGTCACTGGGCTGGCGGGTCAGGCAGAGCTGGAATTGCGATCCAGGTCGACCTGGTCCTGATTTCTTTTCCAGGAGGGGCAGCCCTGTCCCAACCCAGATCCAGAGGACTTCTCTCGTGGCCTGCCCTGGGCACGGTGCCGCCTGCCCTGGCCTGAGCCCTTGAGAGACGTTCTCTTTTTCATGCTACGCACCTTGTGGGATGGGTTTTGGGACAGCTGGGGTTCAGAGGGCGGGCTTCTCCAACCCCAGAACAGAGAGAGGGCGGGATGTCCACGCTGCCTCGCTGAGACCCTAGAGCGAGCCAGCTCTGGGGTCCAGCCGCACCCTGGCCGTGAGGTCTGGGCAAGCCACTTGGCCTGTCTGAGGCTGCGTCCTCACCTGTTCATGGAGTCGTTGTGTTGGCCTTGCTTGTCTCTGGTGGCAGTGGGGAGACGTCTGGGTGCTGTAAGAGCCAGGTGCTGGGGTCGGAAGGGGTCTCGTGCTTCCACGAGCCGCCGTCTGCCCAGGTGGCCTGCCCGCGGGCTCGGTCCCTTCCTCCCTGCTGATTCCTGCCCGTGTCTCTTGCTTCCAAGCTTGCGCCATCTCCGGCTTCTTCAACTGCGTTACCATCCACCCTCTGAACATCGCGGCCGGCGTGTGGATGATGTAAGTAGCTGTGTGACCGTCCTGCCGGGGGGTGTTGGGGCGTGTGGATTTCTGGGCACCTCCCAGGTGGAACACGAGTGAGCTGAATTGGGTTGACTGGTCTGTGAGGGTTACTGGGCACCAGTGGTGTGTGGGAGACCTGGGGTGGCATTAGTTGTGTGTGTTCCTACTCTGGGGCTCAGGGGGTTCTTGGGGGCCAACGGGGATAGCGAGGGTGCTTTCCCTCCACGGTGGGGGTGGATGGAAGGGCCCGGCCCGCTGTGAGGGCCCAGTGTCTGGTCACGGTGACTGTGACCCGGACACGGAGAACCCAAAGGCGGGAGCAGGCACCCTTGGCGTGCCACCTCGGGCTCAGCTGTCCCCAGCGCAGACACGCGCCGCGCTCAGGGCTCGCCGAGTTCCTCCTCCAGCGAGGGCATCCCGAGGGCGGGCTGTGGCGGTGGACTGGCTGCCCTGCTCCGGCTCCTCCCGGAGCCCAGAGCGTGGGGAGCAACCGGGAGCAGGCGGAGGGGCCCTGAGGGGGGCGGGGGACTCGCCGGCCTGGGCGCCAGcctgttcctctctctgcagcATGAACGCGTTCGTCCTGCTGCTGTGCGAGGCGCCCTTCTGCTGCCAGTTCATCGAGTTTGCGAACACGGTGGCGGCGAAGGTGGACCAGCTGCGCTCCTGGCAGAAGGCCGTCTTCTACTGCGGGTGAGGGGCCGCGGGCCGGGCCTGACTCGGCTCCCCCAGACCCTGCTTCTGCAGGTGACAGTGTTGGCCGGGCTGGGCGGACGGCTGCTTAGTTTACTCTCGGTAGAGGTTTAAACAGGGATGGAGTTTGTGCAGAGTCACATGAGGGACCCGCTCTACGATGGGACCCAGCGTACAGGGCTCTGCGTCTGGCCTACAGGTCCAGCCGCACAGTATTCAGACGTGAGATGCGTACACCTCGCAGCAGTACGTGTAATAGAGAACGCGAGAAATGCCTGGACTGTGGGCCCATCAGTTGGGAGTTGTAGAGCAGATTCTGGAAGATCCGTATGTGCCTCTGTGCAGCCTTTCAGGACTGTGGCCGATCGAGGTGTCCTGACGTGAACGGGGAAAGAAGCAAGTTACAGAACAAAAAATAGTGCCTTCCAAATatgcttttctcttattttcccacATCTGACAACAAGTTCAGTACGTAGTACCTCCCATCCGAGCCGTGAGATTGAACTAATCTGTGGGTGTGTTTAATGCAGCTTCCGGCGCGGTGCCTGGTGTCCAGGAGGCCCTCAGCAGCGTCCGGCAGCAGCAGCCGAAGTGGTTGTGTCTAGATTatctttagaaataaatatggAGGTTTTTATTTCAAgggtttcttccctttctggaGGCCAGTAGTTGTGTCAGAGCACAGGATACGTGCTCAGCTCTAGAGCCGTTTTCCACTGTGTTTAAAGCACAGAGGAATACGAAATACCACGCATCGGCGCCTCCTTTGCCGGcgttcctgtttctttttaattagttaaaaatGCTAACAGTAATatacattcattaaaaataatgtggaAATAAAAAGTTGTTACCCAAAGCCCCACTACTCGTTAACATTTTGATATGTGTCCTTTCACTCTGTCTTCAGGCATTTTCTAAAACCTGTTTTCGCACAGTTTTAACCATTACAAGTACATTTGTAtcctgggttttttcccccttaaaatcatggtagaaatattttcagtattacCACAAAGGCTTCGTAAGATgactttctaaaaaaattaattaattaatttttggctgtgttgggtcttcgttgctgcatgcgggctttctctagttgtggtgagcaggggatactcttcattgtggtgcatgggcttctcattgtggcggtgGCTTCCctcgttgcggcgcacgggctctaggcacgcgggctcagtagttgtggctcacaggctcagtcgttgtggcacacgggcttagttgctctgcagcatgtgggatcttccagggattgaaccagggatcgaacccgtgtcccctgcattggtaggcggattcttaaccactgtgccaccagagaggTCCCCATAAGATGAATTTTAACGATAGGAATATTTATTCCGCTGAACGTATCAtgcttttcttcatttgtaaccTGCAGTACAAGTCAGGCTGTGATGAACATCTCGGTGCTAAAACTTTCTGTGTTGATGATGATTTCCTCAGGATCTATTTCCAGGTGTGGGGTTATTAGGTCAAAGATTACAATCATTTAAAAGATTTCAATATGTGGCCAAAGTGCTTTCCAAAGAGAGTACCTGAGTTTCTTCTGTCTTTCCCCTGGCCCAGGGCCGTGTGCCCTTTTCACATTTGTATCTGTTATCTAAGGTAAAatctttttctgtatgttttttaCTAATTGCATTTTCGTTTTTGGTAGTTAAGGGTCTAGCTTCCTTTTCGCCTTTTGACATTGTAGCATTTTACTTAGTAAGttacatgtgtttctatattAAAGAGTTCTTAgttttttgttatatttcctGCAAATGTATTTCTGGCCTGTTGTTtgcctttagttttgtttttacagatttttccccatggtcttttcttttccttagcaaTTTCTATTACTTAGAAAGTTTATAACTTCGGTAAAACCTCGTGATCACACGTCCCGCCCAAATGGAAATTCAGGTAGAATTCATTTGGTTGAGTCCGAGAAGAGTCTAAGTAGAGTCTTGTCTTCCTCGTGTACAGGGTGTGTGTGTTAACCCAAATCACTGCCACCAGTCTGGAAATCCCAACCAGGACCGGGCATCGGCCCCATGGATACTTAAGCCAGAGTGGACACCTGTGTCCAGGTGGCGCCAGCCTGGACCAGACAGAGCTGCCTCACCACCCAGTTAGCCGTTCTTGGCGCGCACCTTGCCATAAGGAAGCCCCGTGTCTTGTCCCCTTAACCTTTGGGATCTTCCTTGTTGAGATACGGCTGGTTTTACTGCGCTGATAAGAgccaacatttatttagtgcttatgCTGTTCCAGGCGTCTGTCGTGCTTAACATGCCTTAACTTAACATGCCTTATCTCGTTCAGTCTCAAAGCCTCTGAGGTTTGGTCCCCACCTTACCGTAGAGAGGCTGAGCCTCCtcagttgagtaacttgcccccAGTCGCCAAGCCGCTACGGGACTGAACTGACACTGCATTTTCTGGTCTGCCTGTCTTTATGCACAGGGCTTTGGGCCATTTTGGTGCTGTTTAACCCTATTTGGATCACAGATCCTTTcaaaaatctgatgaaagcttTGGGTCCTCTCCCCAGAAAATGCACGGAATTTTACAGACAAGTTCACGGGTGTTTGAGGACTTTACGAAGCCCGGCTGTGCACCTGTGCCCCACCTGATTTCTGGGGACCCTTCCTGTTCCTGGCTGTCTGGGAAGGGGGCTGGGTGAACCTGGGAAGCTGGAAGTGGTGTCGTGGCCGCGGGGTGGTAGTGCCCTTTGACCTCTGCTTCTCCTCTAGGATGGCCGTCGTTCCCATCGTCATCAGCCTGACCCTGACCACACTGCTGGGCAACGCCGTCGCCTTCGCCACCGGAGTGCTGTACGGACTGTCTGCTCTGGGCAAGAAGTGCGTCTGCTGGTCCCAGCCCCCGGGGGTGGGGGATCTTTACTTCCCGCCTCCTGAAGTCTCgcagggaggagagggctgggagTGGCCCCCGTTATTCTGTTGTGGAAACGGAAGCACAGAGGCTGTCAGTGACCCCCATCCATGTCTCTAGGGTGTCCGAGCTCTAGGGAGTGAGAGCAGGAGAATTCACGGGACTCCCTGGTGGCCCCGTCGTGCCTCGTCACAGCCTGTAGCAGGGGTGGCAGAGGCATGGCTACTGAGAGCCTCTTCCCATCGGGGCTCACACCTGGCTCCACGGTCAGCATTCACCCTCTCTCGCGGAGCCCAGACTGAGAATCCGAATCCTCAGCCCAGCATCCCAGGCAGCCTTTGTCACTCTTAGAGGTGACAAGGTGTGTCTCCGCCATCCTAGCAATAGGGTCTCTGCCTGGGGAAACTGGAGGGCCCCCTAGGCTCTGTCTGCGGGCCACGCCTGGGTCACAGGTCAGGAATGGGGCGGAGGCTGGGAGGGCTGTGTGTCTGGGGTCCGTCCCCCGTGCGGCGCTGACTGGCTCTCTCCCCAGGGGCGACGCGATCTCCTACGCCAGGAtccagcagcagaagcagcaggcGGACGAGGAGAAGCTCACGGACACCCTGGAGGGGGAGCTGTGATGTGGTCGGGGGGCCCTCCCGCCCCCCCGTCGGCCCTCTGGTCTGTGTGAGCACGTCCCCGAGGCGCACTGACCCTGAGGGGCAGCCTGGAGGAGGAGCCTGTGTCCAGCTCCCTCAGTCCCTCTCACCTGTCCCCGCACCTGGAGTCCTCCtctgtctgcccctcccccagattGGCATCACCCCAAGCTAGGCGCcaaggggctggggtgagggctcTGAGGGCCTTGGCCAGCATCGAGGGGATGGGAGGTAGTGGCAGGCAGCGGGGGCCTCGGGGTGATCCAGGCCTCGGGGCGTGAGGCCGCGCGGAGCCTGCAGAGCTCTGCAGACGGCCCGCCTGACCCCACTCTTCCCAGCTCGCGTGGCCTGCCGGCAAGAGGCCCCTGGGTGGGTTTCCAGGCTTACACAGCTGGCGGGACCCCCGAGACCTGCTGAAGGCCCGCGAGGAGCTGCTTTTGGGGACTTTGGTCCCGTCTCGAGGTGGGAGGTCCATCAACCCAGGCCTGGGCATTGGCCACAGTGGCCTCCTCTCAGCCCTCCAGGCAGGAGAGCATCCCGTAAGCTGAGCCACCTGGGCTGCCTCTGTCCTCCTGTCATCAGGGCGGAGCGGTGTCCTGCTGCCCACACCCCCTGCCACTCTGTTCTCCATGGGAGCCCACAGCGCTCCCGACCCGCGATGGCAGCCCAGGTAGTGACCCAGCCGCTGGTTGGGGTGTGCTCCCTCGCCCGGCTCCCGGGAAGCTTGGACAAGCACGGAACCAGGACACTTCCCGTGGGCCTGGCCAGCCCTAGGttctccccatcccccaggccCCGGTGCTAAGGACGTGCGGAGGGCAGGCTCTCCCCTGCCCCGCGGGGCTGCCCGTCCACCTCTCTGGTGTGGACCTGctgaccccaccccccgccctgtcctcagggagcttccTGCCTTTTGAGAGCTGGGCAGAGGCTAGAGCCGCCCCTGCTTCCACTGTGAGCTGCCCCACTGCGCTGGGTGCCAGGCCACCAGGGAGCGGGGCCTGTGTGGACGTGCGCGTCGTCTCCTCAGCCTCCCTCCGTGCGCCGTCCCTTCCTTCCGCCCTGCCCACCGGCCGCTCTGGTTGCTGGACTGGTTTCAGCCATTGGCGTGTGTGACAGGCCTGGCCCGCCCgggtggcctggggctcagctcctGCCCCTCCCGGGACCCCAGGCTGGGCCTGCTCTGGGCGCCCAGAGCCCAGGGGCCAGCTCCTGCTCTGTGGATCCAGCCCCAGGGCTGCGCCCCGGTCTTTGCTTCCCAGAGGGACTTTTCATCTCTGGGGTTTGTTAGCGTTTgaggctgggagggcaggcaCTGTCCCGGGCACAGCAGCGTCCCCCAGCAGCTGTGCAGGGAGCCCGACACGTGCCTTCAGGGGTCCTCCAGGACCAATTTCCTCAGGCCAGCACTGGGTTCAAAGGGCTGTGGGCTGTAGGTCTCTCCAGGCCAGcagggtgtgtgcatgtgtgtgtgtgtgtgtgtgtttgtgtgtgtctctctcctgcGTGTGCCGTGAATGAGGCCTGTCTACCTCCCAGGAGGAGCAagggccctgcctgcccctcctggCTCATTCTTACCCAGGAAGTGGGGCTCTGGGTCACTCCTGCCCCTGCCTCCGGGGCCTTGCTGGTGGGGGTCTTCTTGCTGCAGGAGAAGGGCGGGCTGTGTGTTGAGGAAGCTTGCGCTTCTGCCCTGTGAGGAAGTTGGGTGGGCCCTCCAACCCCTCGGTCCCAGGCCAGAGTGGGCAGGTCACTTGACGAGGTTCCGAATGAGCGTAGCCGAGCAGCCCTGGCGCTGCGATCCTGTCTCGCAGTCGGGGGGCGGGTCCCACCTTGCCGGCTGGTGGAGGGGCGGGGCCGCCAGGGCCCTCCCCCTCTGCGGCCCTGGGCTCTGTCCTCTCCTGGTGCTTGTCTACTCTGTGTTTGGCGTGCATTTTGAGCAGTAAAGCCTGGTAGCGGTTTGTATGGTCTCCCGCGTGGTCCGCCTGTTACCGTCTCCCTCCGGGCCACTAAGTAAGCGGTAGGGATGCCCCGACCTACACCGGCTGAGCAGGGGCCAGCCCCGGGAGTAACTGCCACGGTATCGAGGTCCCCTATGCTGCTGGCCCTGTGCCGGCCTGCTCCCAGCATCTCAGGCAAGGATGGTGGCTTGGCCGAGCTCGCACAGCTAGGAGGGGCTGGAACCCCAAGGCCGGGGGCCCACGGCCCTtgcctcttccttctgcctggctGTGGGCAGCTTGGGGCCGTAGAGAGGTGGCCTGGGGCAGCAGGCCCTGGCGACCTTGGCTGAGAATTTGGGTCCAGCCT
This region of Delphinus delphis chromosome 6, mDelDel1.2, whole genome shotgun sequence genomic DNA includes:
- the CACFD1 gene encoding calcium channel flower homolog isoform X1 — protein: MSGAGGTAGASVSSAPPEQEEGVTWWYRWLCRLSGVLGAVSCAISGFFNCVTIHPLNIAAGVWMIMNAFVLLLCEAPFCCQFIEFANTVAAKVDQLRSWQKAVFYCGMAVVPIVISLTLTTLLGNAVAFATGVLYGLSALGKKGDAISYARIQQQKQQADEEKLTDTLEGEL
- the CACFD1 gene encoding calcium channel flower homolog isoform X2, which translates into the protein MSGAGGTAGASVSSAPPEQEEGVTWWYRWLCRLSGVLGAVSCAISGFFNCVTIHPLNIAAGVWMIMNAFVLLLCEAPFCCQFIEFANTVAAKVDQLRSWQKAVFYCGFRRGAWCPGGPQQRPAAAAEVVVSRLSLEINMEVFISRVSSLSGGQ